In Chitinivibrionia bacterium, one DNA window encodes the following:
- a CDS encoding ATP-dependent Clp protease proteolytic subunit has product MSFRNDDDDDDCDKKKDEKKDEQGGVQNKIAEKFLEDRAIFIWEGVNDKSARAVVQQILYFDSLNSDDITLYINSPGGSISAGLAIYDAMQFAKSDIRTICMGQAASFGAVLLAAGTKGKRDIWENARVMIHQPLIMGNMVGVASDIEIQAEEMLRIKGIMNGILAKHTGQSVEKIEEDTDRDNFLSADDTVNYGLADNVIKKV; this is encoded by the coding sequence ATGTCTTTTCGTAATGATGACGACGATGATGATTGCGACAAAAAGAAAGATGAGAAAAAGGACGAGCAGGGCGGTGTTCAAAACAAAATAGCGGAAAAATTCTTGGAAGACCGAGCAATTTTTATCTGGGAAGGCGTGAATGACAAAAGCGCGCGAGCGGTTGTTCAGCAGATATTGTATTTCGATTCGCTTAATTCGGACGATATAACATTGTATATAAACAGCCCGGGCGGCTCTATTTCGGCGGGGCTTGCAATTTACGACGCTATGCAATTCGCAAAATCTGATATACGCACGATATGTATGGGACAGGCGGCTTCGTTTGGAGCGGTCTTGCTTGCGGCAGGCACAAAAGGCAAGCGCGATATATGGGAAAACGCCCGCGTAATGATACACCAACCGCTTATTATGGGAAATATGGTCGGCGTTGCTTCCGATATTGAGATACAGGCGGAAGAAATGCTTCGTATAAAAGGAATTATGAACGGTATTCTTGCAAAACATACGGGGCAAAGCGTTGAAAAAATAGAGGAAGATACCGACAGAGACAATTTTTTGTCGGCTGACGATACGGTAAATTACGGGCTTGCAGACAACGTAATTAAAAAAGTTTAA